A portion of the Pseudarthrobacter defluvii genome contains these proteins:
- a CDS encoding NAD(P)/FAD-dependent oxidoreductase produces the protein MSLNPAGSAGRRRIAVIGSGVAGLTAAYVLNRQDDVTLFEADSRLGGHAHTHDMPQPDGGIIGVDTGFIVHNERTYPTLLRLFAELGVETQDSEMSMSIRCDGCGLEYAGARDGARGIIAKPSSLLRGRYLLMLLEVTRFYRKARELLRTAPPSAVSDEVDIPELTLGAFLEREKFSPYFISHFMTPVVSAVWSCDPTTALAYPARYLFTFLGHHGMLGIKGSPQWRTVTGGSARYVEKLAATLSDVRLHTPVRAIRRLPDGVELATDSGLEDFDAVVIATHPAQALGFLADATPEEKEALGGMPYSVNHTVFHQDPAVLPAADNAKASWNYRLPGCDARPDKVLVSYDLTRLQRLTPADGRPYLVSLGESELIAGDAVLERMVYEHPQYTPESVKAQQAITALSNSRIAYAGAYLGWGFHEDGALSGVRAAEKLGRTWPVALADPGDPAGEGERELAAEPA, from the coding sequence TTGTCACTCAACCCAGCAGGAAGTGCAGGCAGGCGGCGCATCGCCGTCATCGGCAGCGGCGTGGCAGGACTGACGGCCGCCTATGTGCTGAACAGGCAGGACGACGTCACCCTGTTCGAAGCAGACTCACGGCTGGGAGGCCACGCCCACACCCATGACATGCCGCAGCCGGACGGAGGCATCATCGGGGTGGACACAGGGTTCATCGTGCATAACGAGCGCACCTATCCCACCCTGCTGCGGCTGTTCGCCGAACTCGGCGTCGAAACCCAGGACTCGGAGATGAGCATGTCCATCCGCTGCGACGGCTGCGGACTGGAATACGCCGGTGCCCGGGATGGTGCCCGGGGGATCATCGCCAAGCCCTCCAGCCTGCTGCGTGGCCGTTACCTGCTGATGCTGCTGGAGGTCACACGCTTTTACCGGAAGGCGAGGGAACTGCTCAGGACCGCGCCGCCGTCGGCCGTCAGCGACGAAGTGGACATCCCGGAACTGACGCTCGGCGCCTTCCTGGAGCGGGAGAAGTTCAGCCCGTACTTCATTTCCCACTTCATGACCCCTGTGGTCAGCGCCGTCTGGTCCTGCGACCCCACCACCGCCCTCGCCTATCCCGCACGGTACCTGTTCACCTTCCTTGGCCATCACGGGATGCTGGGCATCAAGGGCTCGCCGCAGTGGCGCACGGTCACCGGCGGCTCGGCCCGGTATGTGGAAAAACTCGCCGCAACACTCAGCGACGTCCGGCTTCACACGCCCGTCAGGGCCATCCGGCGGCTGCCCGACGGGGTGGAGCTCGCAACCGACAGCGGGCTGGAAGACTTTGACGCCGTCGTGATCGCCACCCATCCTGCCCAGGCGCTCGGGTTCCTGGCCGATGCCACCCCGGAGGAGAAGGAAGCGCTGGGCGGGATGCCCTACTCGGTGAACCACACCGTGTTCCACCAGGACCCCGCCGTCCTGCCGGCGGCAGACAATGCCAAGGCGTCCTGGAACTACCGCCTTCCGGGTTGCGACGCCCGGCCGGACAAGGTCCTGGTGAGCTACGACCTGACCCGGCTGCAGCGGCTCACGCCCGCGGACGGCCGCCCCTACCTGGTAAGCCTGGGCGAATCGGAGCTGATCGCCGGCGACGCCGTGCTGGAGCGGATGGTGTACGAGCACCCGCAGTACACTCCCGAGTCGGTGAAGGCCCAGCAGGCCATCACCGCCCTGAGCAACAGCCGGATCGCGTACGCCGGGGCCTACCTTGGCTGGGGCTTCCACGAGGACGGCGCCCTCTCCGGCGTGCGCGCCGCAGAGAAGCTTGGCCGCACCTGGCCGGTGGCGCTCGCCGACCCGGGCGACCCGGCCGGTGAAGGGGAGCGGGAACTGGCCGCGGAACCTGCATGA
- a CDS encoding LysR family transcriptional regulator, with the protein MVNPVHLKTLLEVTRLGSFAAAAATLGYTASAVSQQMSALERETGVTLFQRTARAVVPTEAAVVMTRHAAKVLTDIEALMAAASRTQDSESQELRLGIFPSLATYVLPRILKNPAWKKLGIDLRVSVAEPGQTIQGLRTGGDLDLAVVFQVGQTGFAWPNTINRQWIGDDDFRVVLPAGWGFRADAKVAADHLSEMPWIMHHPGTSDAMVIERLFAGCNLHPRVVAHSDDFHASLEMAAAGLGAALVPELALRNKPAGVVVLDVPEIRLARNVFALLINDRKTARVQLFVDLLAETLAGMRTAVN; encoded by the coding sequence GTGGTAAATCCCGTGCACCTGAAGACCCTCCTGGAGGTCACGCGGCTGGGCTCGTTCGCCGCGGCAGCCGCGACGCTCGGCTACACGGCATCGGCCGTCTCGCAGCAGATGTCCGCGCTGGAGCGCGAAACCGGCGTAACGCTCTTCCAGCGGACGGCGCGCGCCGTGGTCCCTACGGAAGCCGCCGTCGTCATGACCCGGCATGCCGCCAAGGTGCTCACCGACATCGAGGCCCTCATGGCCGCCGCGTCAAGGACGCAGGACAGCGAAAGCCAGGAGCTGCGGCTGGGGATCTTCCCCAGCCTGGCCACCTACGTCCTGCCCCGGATCCTGAAGAACCCGGCCTGGAAGAAACTCGGCATTGACCTGCGGGTATCCGTCGCGGAGCCTGGCCAGACCATCCAGGGCCTGCGCACCGGCGGGGACCTGGACCTGGCGGTGGTGTTCCAGGTGGGGCAGACGGGCTTCGCCTGGCCCAACACCATCAACCGGCAATGGATCGGCGACGACGACTTCCGGGTGGTGCTGCCGGCGGGCTGGGGCTTCCGGGCCGATGCCAAGGTGGCGGCGGACCACCTTTCAGAGATGCCATGGATCATGCACCACCCCGGCACGAGCGACGCCATGGTGATCGAACGGCTGTTCGCCGGCTGCAACCTGCACCCCCGCGTGGTTGCACACAGCGACGACTTCCACGCAAGCCTGGAAATGGCCGCCGCCGGACTGGGCGCGGCCCTGGTTCCGGAGTTGGCGCTGCGGAACAAACCGGCAGGCGTCGTGGTGCTGGACGTGCCCGAAATCCGGCTGGCACGAAACGTATTTGCGCTGCTGATCAACGACCGGAAGACCGCGCGGGTGCAGCTTTTCGTGGACCTCCTGGCGGAAACCCTTGCCGGGATGCGCACCGCGGTGAATTAG
- a CDS encoding DUF2004 domain-containing protein produces the protein MNKVASQHFGEIELNHGMDHLFAAQHELRGHPLELDLNIKAHDHFDEAALRKVEYRLRFLPELVDEVRAMIAEELEQEGTSPQEYLHFHCNALKDEHLHKVFGVQDRSQLTNEVFLKALKLGHVAIYPGQPERYFVLDFTLGQHFTDEVLVACADQDGVVDDEIVWES, from the coding sequence ATGAACAAGGTAGCGAGCCAGCACTTTGGGGAGATCGAGCTCAACCACGGCATGGATCACCTCTTCGCGGCCCAGCACGAGCTGCGGGGCCACCCGCTGGAACTCGACCTGAACATCAAGGCGCACGACCACTTTGACGAGGCCGCGCTTCGCAAAGTCGAATACCGGCTGCGCTTCCTCCCCGAACTGGTGGACGAGGTCCGCGCAATGATCGCGGAAGAGCTTGAGCAGGAGGGCACCAGCCCCCAGGAGTACCTGCACTTTCACTGCAACGCCCTCAAGGACGAGCATCTGCACAAGGTGTTCGGTGTCCAGGACCGCAGCCAGCTCACCAACGAGGTCTTCCTCAAGGCCCTGAAACTGGGCCACGTGGCCATCTACCCCGGCCAGCCCGAGCGCTATTTCGTCCTGGACTTCACTTTGGGCCAGCACTTCACCGATGAGGTCCTGGTGGCGTGCGCCGACCAGGACGGCGTTGTGGACGACGAGATAGTCTGGGAGTCCTGA